A genomic stretch from Malus domestica chromosome 15, GDT2T_hap1 includes:
- the LOC139191819 gene encoding uncharacterized protein: MAEENVSSADSASSSSPNLTQGVENNLNQRLCSVLLNEFNYLPWSRAVSLSLGGRSKLGFISGSSEPPESTSPTYDAWHATDQLESIKDMYGSQNNSVRIFQLKKSVASLKQGDHSFVQHLGSMKSMWNELDMYRPHTTDSAMLMKMADEDKVLQLLASLGADYEDLRSHLLMTQELPSFTSVCHAVQREETRRKVMNVEPKSNSEARVFMTNHKATGDSVLGKKAD, encoded by the exons ATGGCAGAAGAAAATGTGTCTAGTGCCGACAGTGCCTCATCCTCTTCCCCAAACTTAACCCAAGGGGTTGAGAACAATCTAAATCAACGACTCTGCTCGGTGCTACTGAACGAGTTCAACTACCTTCCTTGGTCAAGAGCTGTGTCACTTTCTCTAGGAGGAAGATCGAAGCTAGGGTTTATCAGTGGAAGCTCTGAGCCCCCAGAATCCACTTCACCAACTTACGATGCATGGCATGCTACTGATCAGCTA GAGTCTATCAAAGATATGTATGGCAGCCAAAACAACTCAGTTCGCATCTTTCAACTAAAGAAAAGTGTGGCTAGTTTAAAGCAAGGTGATCACtcatttgttcaacaccttggaaGTATGAAATCCATGTGGAATGAACTCGATATGTATCGTCCACACACGACTGATTCCGCTATGCTAATGAAGATGGCTGATGAAGATAAGGTGCTTCAACTCTTAGCAAGCTTGGGAGCGGACTATGAAGACCTGCGTAGTCACTTGTTAATGACTCAAGAGCTACCCTCTTTTACCAGTGTGTGTCATGCAGTCCAGAGAGAGGAAACTCGACGAAAAGTGATGAACGTTGAGCCCAAATCCAACTCTGAAGCTAGGGTTTTCATGACAAATCACAAAGCAACTGGTGATAGTGTGCTTGGCAAGAAAGCAGACTAG